The following are encoded in a window of Castanea sativa cultivar Marrone di Chiusa Pesio chromosome 5, ASM4071231v1 genomic DNA:
- the LOC142633560 gene encoding uncharacterized protein LOC142633560 isoform X2, translated as MGCRVGNGVGDVEEVTFLYRLTPGACPKCYGVNVALLAEYQLLPRRYHAWFSRSGAHSGDGDDDGISFLLSYHTLVERW; from the exons ATGGGATGCCGAGTTGGGAATGGAGTTGGAGATGTGGAAGAAGTTACATTTCTTTACAGGTTGACACCTGGTGCATGCCCTAAATGCTATGGTGTTAATGTTGCACTGTTAGCTG AGTATCAACTTCTACCTAGAAGATATCATGCCTGGTTTTCAAGGAGTGGTGCACACAGCGGGGATGGCGATGATGATGGCATCTCTTTTCTGTTGAGCTACCATACTCTAGTGGAGAG GTGGTAG
- the LOC142634068 gene encoding histidine kinase CKI1-like: MLLPTALIPCWYSMFSRVERQVNLNSHDFHSNMQSEIENTAKFLHSINSSATSLAGVLRLPLNETKLSFSKIETKVAPILFQAWSTIPYLSQISYTGLEGLYFSYYTGQNQTLAVYSNSSYNPRWSAPNAKKNLNCYMQHVNHETGELDGNSIKCPPLNLVNKRWFQEALNSTNGYASLETGWNNSQDLILLSSARINGEGVISLGFSVKALTAHFTSINRQNGSLYLATKDGKVLLEELKNTHMVLVGNIVSVQVKKPNGEQEVLGNISCNIKDGSSIASTLNIQGTEYMFYCSTLDMVGVQSVYVFAFPQKGLVSLVHKNRIVALALLIVIITSMVVSILSFAYIFVRAAKREMHLCAALIKQMEATQQAERKSLNKSLAFASASHDIRASLAGLTGLIELCYEEATSSSKLETNLRQMDTCAKDLLGLLNSILDTSKIEAGKMQLDEEEFDLGQLIEDVVDLYHPVGIKKGVDVVLDPYDGSTIKFSQVKGDRGKLKQILCNLLSNAVKFTCEGHVTIRAWVRKPSLQNSIIASNQNGLMKYLQCLFRKSNEAYNDLEAMNAAQQDPNAMEFVFEVDDTGKGIPKEKQISVFENYVQVKETALGQGGTGLGLGIVQSLVRLMHGDISIVDKEIGEKGTCFRFNVILSARENVSWDNAKAEDLGMASGTYTPELTLSTPSPGLCLRTPSSKLTIHTTPSPRVRESHVVLLIQNNERRRTSQRFMENLGIKVSIAKQWEHLPSTLQKIKHNQNHSRRNSSGKSADLSSPSGYLSRYASSNSSSVEKDMPLSSMDGSDYILSVFKRTTPKFASSFILIVIDASAGPFVELCRIVVEFKKDLYNATCKVVWLEKPMMCNINFKRTEEDLVDPNDIIISKPFHGSRLYQVVRLLPEFGGTLQGNSGKLKEESKFQAEKVSRDPSSSRSQSYIENSPTNKRSTQRVELQDHGSSIETTKKKILSPIQTLSHVGFIPRSPPSIGNPPKEQEIQEIGNPNDDKPLSGKKLLVADDNVLLRKLTVASLLKLGATAKTCVNGQEALDLVFKGLSDQRKLGASKILPYDYILMDCEMPVMNGYEATKQIRKMEKSFGVYIPIIALTAHTSGGEANMAIKVGMDVHLSKPLKKEHLLEAMRYIDTK; the protein is encoded by the exons ATGCTCCTTCCTACTGCATTGATCCCATGTTGGTATTCTATGTTCAGTCGTGTTGAGCGTCAAGTGAATTTGAACTCTCATGACTTCCATTCCAATATGCAATCTGAAATTGAGAACACAGCAAAGTTCTTACATTCAATAAATTCATCAGCAACAAGTTTAGCAGGAGTTTTAAGGTTGCCCCTCAATGAAACTAAACTCTCATTCTCTAAGATTGAGACTAAG gTGGCTCCTATATTATTTCAAGCATGGTCTACAATTCCATACTTATCTCAAATTTCATATACTGGGTTAGAAGGTCTATATTTCTCATACTATACTGGTCAGAATCAAACTCTTGCGGTTTACTCTAACTCTTCATATAATCCTAGATGGAGTGCTCCAAATGCAAAAAAGAACCTTAATTGTTACATGCAACATGTGAACCATGAGACAGGAGAATTAGATGGAAACTCCATTAAATGCCCTCCCTTGAATTTGGTCAATAAAAGATGGTTTCAAGAAGCCTTGAATAGTACCAATGGATATGCCTCATTGGAAACTGGATGGAATAATTCTCAAGATCTTATACTACTTAGCTCAGCTAGAATTAATGGAGAAGGAGTTATCTCTCTAGGGTTCTCGGTCAAAGCATTAACCGCCCATTTTACTAGTATAAATCGTCAAAATGGGAGCTTGTATTTGGCTACCAAAGATGGGAAAGTGCTTTTAGAAGAGCTCAAAAACACTCATATGGTTCTTGTTGGCAATATAGTTTCCGTCCAAGTGAAGAAACCAAATGGGGAACAAGAAGTTCTTGGGAATATTTCCTGTAACATCAAAGATGGCTCATCAATAGCTTCTACTTTGAATATTCAAGGAACAGAATACATGTTTTATTGTTCGACGCTTGATATGGTGGGAGTCCAATCG GTATATGTATTTGCTTTCCCACAAAAAGGGTTAGTCAGCCTTGTCCACAAGAACAGGATAGTGGCACTGGCCCTCCTTATAGTAATCATCACTTCCATGGTTGTTTCCATCTTAAGTTTTGCGTATATATTCGTTAGAGCTGCCAAGCGAGAGATGCACTTGTGTGCTGCTCTTATAAAACAAATGGAAGCAACTCAACAAGCAGAGAGGAAGAGTTTGAACAAGAGTCTTGCCTTTGCTAGTGCTAGCCATGATATTCGCGCGTCACTTGCAGGCCTTACAGGTTTGATAGAGTTGTGCTATGAAGAAGCTACCTCTAGTTCTAAATTGGAGACAAATTTGAGACAAATGGATACTTGTGCAAAGGACCTACTAG GTTTACTGAATTCTATTCTTGATACAAGCAAAATCGAGGCGGGCAAGATGCAACTTGATGAAGAGGAATTTGATTTGGGCCAACTTATTGAAGATGTAGTTGATTTATATCATCCTGTTGGTATTAAAAAGGGAGTAGATGTGGTATTAGATCCTTATGATGGTTCTACCATCAAATTTTCACAAGTGAAAGGAGATAGGGGAAAACTTAAGCAAATATTATGCAATTTACTAAGCAATGCGGTTAAATTTACTTGTGAGGGGCATGTAACCATTCGAGCATGGGTTAGGAAACCCAGTTTGCAAAATTCAATAATTGCATCTAATCAGAATGGTTTAATGAAATATCTACAATGTTTGTTTCGCAAGAGTAATGAAGCATATAATGACTTGGAAGCCATGAATGCAGCCCAACAAGATCCAAATGCCATGGAATTTGTCTTTGAGGTTGATGATACAGGAAAAGGAATtccaaaggaaaaacaaatctCAGTTTTTGAAAACTATGTTCAAGTCAAAGAAACAGCTCTTGGACAAGGAGGCACTGGATTAGGACTTGGTATTGTTCAGTCTCTG GTACGTTTGATGCATGGAGATATATCCATTGTGGACAAAGAGATCGGTGAAAAGGGAACTTGCTTTAGATTTAATGTGATACTCAGTGCACGTGAAAATGTTAGTTGGGATAATGCAAAAGCAGAAGACCTTGGAATGGCTAGTGGTACCTATACTCCTGAACTAACCCTTAGCACACCTAGCCCTGGCTTGTGTTTACGTACTCCTAGTTCAAAGTTGACAATTCACACAACCCCTAGCCCCAGGGTAAGGGAGTCCCATGTTGTTCTCTTGATTCAAAATAACGAACGGCGAAGGACTTCACAAAGATTCATGGAGAACTTAGGGATAAAAGTATCAATAGCAAAGCAATGGGAACATCTTCCATCTACTCTCCAAAAGATAAAACATAACCAGAACCATTCTCGTCGCAATTCTTCTGGAAAATCAGCTGATTTGAGTTCTCCAAGTGGCTACTTAAGTAGGTATGCTTCTAGTAACTCTAGCAGTGTAGAAAAGGATATGCCTTTGAGTAGCATGGATGGTTCAGACTACATACTATCAGTCTTCAAAAGGACTACTCCTAAATTTGCATCAAGTTTCATATTAATTGTGATTGATGCCAGTGCTGGACCATTTGTAGAATTATGTAGAATTGTGGTTGAATTCAAAAAAGACCTCTACAATGCTACTTGTAAggttgtttggttggagaaacCAATGATGTGTAACATCAACTTCAAACGCACTGAAGAGGACCTGGTTGATCCTAATGATATCATAATATCTAAGCCATTTCATGGTTCTCGTTTGTATCAAGTGGTAAGACTTCTTCCTGAGTTTGGAGGTACATTGCAAGGGAATTCAGGCAAactaaaagaagaaagcaagtTTCAAGCTGAAAAAGTTTCAAGAGATCCTAGTTCATCAAGGAGTCAGTCTTATATAGAGAATTCTCCGACAAACAAACGCTCAACTCAACGAGTAGAATTACAAGACCATGGTAGCAGCATTGAGACAACCAAGAAGAAAATCTTGTCACCCATTCAAACTTTATCTCATGTTGGGTTCATACCAAGAAGTCCTCCGAGTATTGGGAACCCACCAAAAGAGCAAGAAATACAAGAAATTGGTAACCCAAATGATGATAAGCCATTGAGTGGGAAGAAACTCTTGGTTGCTGATGACAATGTACTGTTGCGCAAGTTAACTGTTGCCAGTCTTTTAAAGCTTGGTGCAACTGCCAAAACTTGTGTTAATGGACAGGAAGCTTTAGATCTGGTTTTCAAAGGTCTAAGTGATCAAAGGAAACTTGGAGCTTCAAAGATTCTTCCATACGATTATATCTTAATGGATTGTGAG ATGCCTGTGATGAATGGGTATGAAGCAACAAAGCAAATAAGGAAAATGGAGAAGTCCTTCGGTGTTTATATTCCAATCATTGCATTAACTGCTCATACATCAGGTGGGGAAGCTAACATGGCAATTAAGGTTGGAATGGATGTTCATCTTAGCAAACCACTGAAAAAGGAACATCTTTTGGAAGCCATGAGATAtattgatactaaatga
- the LOC142633560 gene encoding uncharacterized protein LOC142633560 isoform X1: MGCRVGNGVGDVEEVTFLYRLTPGACPKCYGVNVALLAGGRNMKTKQVKPFRAYLRWPHMQADEVCGLSLREFGGGFTKHHRAPSIRSACYAIAKLSTLVQRMQNKMKLMLRKLVISMFGLS, from the exons ATGGGATGCCGAGTTGGGAATGGAGTTGGAGATGTGGAAGAAGTTACATTTCTTTACAGGTTGACACCTGGTGCATGCCCTAAATGCTATGGTGTTAATGTTGCACTGTTAGCTG GTGGTAGGAATATGAAAACCAAGCAAGTTAAGCCTTTCCGAGCTTACCTACGATGGCCACACATGCAGGCTGATGAAGTTTGTGGGCTAAGTTTAAGGGAATTTGGAGGAGGATTCACCAAGCACCATCGTGCTCCATCTATTCGCTCTGCATGTTACGCAATTGCTAAACTATCAACCCTGGTGCAAAGGATGCAAAATAAGATGAAGCTAATGTTGAGGAAATTAGTCATTTCCATGTTTGGGTTGTCCTAG